The Prevotella herbatica genome contains the following window.
CTTATCCAGAATATTGTATTGCTAAGAATAGAATAGATCTTACTCCTTCTACTGATGTAGATGCAATCCTTGTTAAGGTTAAAGAGATGTATGGTAAAGAAAAAGATGTTACCGTTACAGACATTGATGGAGTTAAACTTGATTTCCCAAACAAATGGGTACATCTTCGTAAGAGCAATACAGAGCCAATTATCCGTGTGTACAGTGAGGCTGCAACAATGGATGAGGCAGATGCTTTGGGCAAGAAACTTATGCAGGTAGTTTATGATATGCAATAAGTTATATTATAATATATAAAAAAGGTGCAATTCTGTTTTTGAATTGCACCTTTGTTTTTTATTATTTGCTCATGAATTCGCCTTGAATCAAAGCAATCTTTATCCATAAATCCATATATTTTTGCTGAAATGAAACAAGGTCTGTTGGATTACCCTTGTCATCATATATGTGTGTCTCAGGTTTGCCATTATCTTTTATTTCCATTGAAATTGCTTCTATCCCATTGTCATGATAGAATTTCAATGATTTCAAAACACCTTTATCGGTATTAAAAATACCCGTTTTGTCATCTTCTGTTCGTATTTCTCCGGTAAACGGTTTGTGATTGTAATACACAGAATCCTTTTCAAAACTTACTTCATTTATGTGTATCTTCTTTGTACACGAAGTTACCATTATCATGGCAATGGATATTACAATTAATATCTTTATTCGTTTCATTTTTAATTCGCTTTTTCTTTATCTGAAATGCCATCGATTTCAGTTAATTCTTTGTACATATCGTCGAGAGTATTGAAGAGTACATTGATATTAGCTTCGTTTCCACATGCTTCCACAAAGAGTTCTACCAAATCGTCACTTTCTTCTTTTAATACACTGTTGTTGATTAGTATATTTGTATTTATAAGCAACAATCTAAGTATTGTTATTTGGTTTAGACTTTTCTTACTTGGTTTTGCAGTTTTCAATCCTGCTGCATACGCTTTCATAATTGTTCTTACCATAAGCTGAATGGCTTTTGGCTCGTCAATTTCCGACAACTGTATGCCTTTTATATATTGTTCTAAATGCTCTGGTATAGTTGAGAACATTCCACCAAGAAGCAATTCCATATTTCTCTTGTATTCGTCAACTGTTGCTTCATAAAGTTTGGTTGTTTTACAAGCATATTTCAAGTAATCATTAACTGTCAGCTTCTTTTCTTTGGAAAGTTTTTGTATGTCGCTTTCAACTTTTTCTTCGTCAGAGTAATTAAGTCTTATAAGAGTCGGCAACATAATATCCATGAAATTGTTTCCTATTTCCTCGTAATGTTCGAGCATAGCTTGTTTGATATTGCTAGGATTATTCTTCTCATTAAAATCGTCACCAGGGTATGTACTGTCTACGATTGCAGTACCGAAAGCTTCGAAAAAAGCTCTTGTCAGTGCGGCTGTTGCTTGGTAGCTATTCACTTTCTTTGTCATAATCTTGTTGTTTTGGGTATAAAGTTAGCTTTTTTTCTTTATTGATGCAAGCCACGGCATCAATATTTCTTTTTAGTCCTTTGTATTTAGCTCTTTTTACGGCACTTCCTTTAAATAAATATCTATATTCTTCTTCAGTCAGGTTTTGCCATTTTTCTTTTGTCATATTTAAAAGCTCTTCCTTTGGTTGAAGTTCTGGAGTGTCGTTTGGTTGAGCGAATCTATTCCATGGACATGCATAGAGACATTTATCACATCCGTATATTGTGTCTCCCATCTCCTTTGCTAGCTGATAGCTTATTTCGCTACTGTTTTCTATTGTTTGGTACGACAAGCATCGTTCTGAATCAATTTCATTATATTCACTTATCGCATTAGTTGGGCATGCGTCAATACATCTATGGCATTTTCCACATCTACTTTTAATGGGTGTATCATATTTAAGTTCGACATCAAGAAATAATTCACCAAGAAAGAACATACTTCCTGCGTGTGGTATTATAAGTTGGTGATTCTTTCCAGTCCAACCTAATCCGGCCCTTTCAGCCCAATATCTTTCTAAAACAGGTCCAGAGTCAACGAATATTCTGCATTTGTTGGCTTGTGTATCTTTGGAATATAAATCATCTTCAAATCCAAATTTTTGGGCAAGCTGTCTTAATTTGTTTTTTATAATGTCATGATAATCTTTGCCAAGAGCATAGGCTGCAAGTTGATATTCTCCTTTTTCTATGGTCTTTTTAGGTGCATAGTTAAGAGCTACACAGACAATACTCTTTACCCCATTCATCAACAATCTTGGATCAAGTCGTTTGTCTGTGTAGTTTGACATGTAATCCATATTGGCATAATTGCCTTTTTGAATCCAGTCTTTTAAATGTTTTGCTGTCTCATCATCAACGGCTTCTGCTTTGGCAATGCCAAATGCAAAAAAGCCGAGGTTTTGTGCCTCGGCCTTTATTGCCTCTGTCAATGAGACACTATTCAAAGGTTTTGAATTCATAACCTTGTTCCTTTAACCATTTTATTGATTCAGGAAGTGCTGTCTTTAACTTGTCAATACTCTTTAGTGAATCGTGAAAAGTTATGATAGAGCCATTCCTGGTAAATCGTTTGACATTGTTTACAACATCATCGGCTTCAAGCCATTTTGAATAATCTCTTGTTACTAAGTCCCACATCACTATTTTGTATTTCTTTTTTAGCCACCAATATACGGAGTGTCTCATCCATCCATGTGGTGGTCTAAATAAGTGTGAGTGAATTAAATCATTTGCCTGATCGGTATTTTCTGCATAGGTTATAGTCCAATGCTTGAATGAGCCGAGATGATTGAATGTATGGTTACCAACCTGATGTCCTTCTTCAACGATTTTGTTGTATAGGTCATGGTGTCTCAATACATTTTCACCCACCATAAAGAATGTAGCCTTTACATCAAACTCTTTAAGAGTATTTAATATGAAAGGTGTGGACTCGGGGATAGGACCGTCATCAAACGTCAGATAAACTGAATGTTCTTTCTTATCCATTCTCCAAGTCGCACTGGGATACATCCAGCGCAGCCATTTTGCCGGTTGCTCTATAAACATATCTATTCTTTATTGTTGTGGCAACACACCGCCCTTGCCGCGATACATGTTAAACATATATTGGAATTGTTTACCTGTAGTTTTGGCGAGTTTTGGATCAATCATGTTAGCAACTTCATTAGCCTGTTGCATGATTGTCAATTCGCGTATGCAATCGTTCATTGACTGAGAGAAGTGATCGCTGCTCAATGACAGATACCAACCCATGTATTGTGTAGCATTCTTCCATACGTCATTAAACAACTTTCTGGCCTTTTCCTTCTTGCCAAGCATTGCATAGCATTCAGCCATGTCAAGACTTCCGCTCATGTAGTCGTTGGGAATGTTGTATGAAGGAAGAACCTTCTCGCATTTCTCAAGCACTTTAAGAGCCTTCGCATTCTTCTTCTCGATGATCAACTGTTTAGCGAGCTGCGCAAATAGTCTACGATGAGTGTAGCACATTCTCATTACAGTCTCGTCAATGTAAAGTCCTCTTGTCTCAAGACCGCCAAACTTATATCGATTCATCAGGTTGTTGTATGTCTTCTCTGTATCAAAGTTCTTTGCACCAGGTGCCGGTTTACCGTCAATGGTTGTTGTGAACGGAGTGATACGGTTTGCAAGACCTTCCTGTACGAAGTTGTTGCCAAGATTCATGTAGTTGTCTTCGCCAACTGTTAATGCCACGTATATAGGACGTGTCCAGTCGCATTGTGAAATCATCTCAAGCATCATAAGGTCACCCTTATAAAGAGCATCTTTCTTGGCTAGAGAAATAACCATCTTATCAGGTATTTTATTAGAAGCCATCATCATTCCGCTCTTCTTTACAGCTTCCTTGTTTATTGTTACATAGACAGTATCTGTAGGGATGAAATGCATATCAGGATTCTTTGAACGTACCCAATACTTCATTATATTCTTCAGTTCAAATGGATTGTCACCGAACTGCTTCTTTGCCTGGACGGGATTCTGTTTATAGAATTCTAGTATCTGTTTCTTAGCATCAGCCTGAATTGGTACATATTCATTTGTTCCAGAGCAGAAGTCGATTCTTGGCCAACTGATAGGGACAGCAGTAGATTTGTAAGCTGGACGCTTCATCTGGTCTATATACCAGTCTGTCTGTAGGTAACTTAAGTTACAAACACGTGCGTCTGTTCTTACTCCTTCAACTTCCTGATTATACCACAATGGGAATGTGTCGTTATCACCATTAGTGAATATGATCGGATTTCCCTTATCTTGTAGTGTCATTAAGTAATTTTGACCAAAGTCACGACATGTATATCTTCCACTTCTATCGTGGTCGTCCCATGTTTGGCTTGCCATCTGTATAGGAACAAGCAGAGCTAGTAATGAAACGATAGCAGCAAGAACAGGTTCGCTTATGTGAAGATACTTCTTTGATAAGTCGTAAATTGCTGCAACACCAATACCGCACCATATTGCGAATGCATAGAATGAGCCCGCATAAGCGTAGTCTCGTTCTCGCGGTTGCATTGGCGTCTGGTTAAGGTATATAACGATTGCAAGACCTGTCATGAAGAACAGGAAGAATACCACCCAGAATTGGCGAATTCCACGTTGTCCTCTCCATGCCTGCCAGAATAAACCGATTATACCAAGTAATAATGGAAGGCAGTAGAATACGTTATGCCCTTTATTATTCTTTAAGTCGTCTGGTAGTTTGCTTTGATCCCCTAGACGTGCTTTGTCAAGGAATGAAATACCTGTAATCCAGTTTCCATGTTCCAATTCTCCGTTACCTTGAATATCATTCTGACGTCCAGCAAAGTTCCACATAAAGTAACGCCAATACATGAAGTTACATTGATATGAAAGGAAGAATCTTAAATTCTCCAGTTGGCTAGGAACCTTCATATTTACATTTTCTCCACAGCGGTCATAAGCCACATTAGTACCGTCTACACCACCCATCCAGTCTTCGTATGCTTGTGCATGAGCTTGGTCATACATACGTGGGAACAACATGTTTTGGGCGTATTGGTATTTATTCTTATGGCTTACTATGAAGTAAGAGTCTTTCTCATTAGCGTTAGCTTTCTCTTTACGACTATAGATAGGTGCACCTTGAGTCATTTCAGGCTTGCACACGCTTCCGTCAACTTTCAGGGCTACTTGAGAAGTATATGCCTGTCCGTATAGCAGAGGACGATCTCCATATTGATCACGGCTCAGATAGTTTCCAAGTGTGAATATATCCTCAGGAGAGTTCTGATCCATAGGAGGGTTAGCTGCAGAACGAATCACTATCAGTGCATAACTAGAATAGCCTATCATAAGCATAAGCATGCATAGCAATGTGGTGTTCTTAGCTCGTGAAGTTACATAGCTTACTCGTTTTTTATCAACAGTATGCTTGTAGTTCAAGCCAAACCATAATGCGACGAGTACTACCACGCCTATTACGACTGAAGTCCATCCATATCCGTAGAAAGGAATGCCAAGCATAGCGAATGACGCTACGAATGATATGTTGCTACGTTTCTCGTTCGTATCAGAATAACTCTCGTATATTGCCCAAACAACAGTTGCTACAAGCAGTATAATATATACTATCTCACCAGTATTGAAAGGACATCCCAATACATTTACAAACAATAGTTCAAACCAACCTCCTACGGTTATGATTCCAGGAACAATACCGTATAAAACAGCTGCAACAATAACAAATGAGACGATAAGGGCTATGAGTGAGCCTTTGAGTTCCATTTTAGGGAACTTCCTGTAGCAGTAAACCAACACAATAGCTGGAATACAAAGAAGATTTAACAGGTGAACTCCTATACTCAAACCAGTCATATATGTGATCAATATTAACCAACGATCACTGTGAGGTTCGTCGGCATGGTCTTCCCATTTCAATATCAACCAGAATACGATAGCTGTAAACGCCGAAGAGTAAGCATAAACTTCACCTTCTACGGCAGAGAACCAGAATGTATCACTGAATGTGTAAATCAATGCGCCTACAAGTCCTGAGCCTTCTATTATGATAGTCTTGGCTGTTGTAAGTTCATTCCAATCCTTCACGATCAACTTACGCGTCAAATGGGTAATGGACCAGAATAGGAACATTATCGTCGTTGCGCTAAGCAATGCACTCATGGTGTTTACCATGCGAGCTACATGTGAAGGATTGCTTACAAACTGTGAGAACAAGTTTGCTGTAAGCATAAAAAATGGTGCGCCAGGTGGGTGACCGATTTCAAGTTTATAACCCGTAGTGATAAACTCAGGGCAGTCCCAGAAACTGGCTGTCGGCTCAATTGTAGAACAATAAACGAATGCTGCAATAAGGAATGCAAGCCATCCAAGTGCATTGTCTACTAATCTGTACTGTTTCATTTATTAAATATCAATAAGTTTGAATTTCAATATTATAGTATTTTGCAAAGATAGTATTTTAAATTGGAAAAGTATATACACGTATGTGAGAATGTTCTAATATTTGATTTTTTTTAAATTCTCAGGAAATGTTCTTCCAATTTTTGCATCGGCATATTCTTGTCTGCATGGTAATGCAAGCTTTTATTTACGCATGCAATATGCTTCACGTTATTCATTATCTCGGCGATGTCGTGACTTACAATTATTATAGCGCAGTACTTGTTTATCTCATTTAGCATTTCGTACATTTGCTCTTGAAATCGTTTGTCAATATATGTGTTTGGCTCATCAAGAATTAGTACTTCCGGGTTAGAAACTATAGCTCTAGCCAATAGTACTCTTTGTAGTTGGCCACCACTTAATGCTCCAATATGATTATGTTGTAGTTCTTCAAGTTCCATATCAATAATCGTTTGTTGAACTTGATTTAACTGTTCTTCCGTGTATTTTTTGAAAAGCTTCTTCTTTAATCCAGACAGTATTACATCGTACACTGATATTGGAAACTT
Protein-coding sequences here:
- the queG gene encoding tRNA epoxyqueuosine(34) reductase QueG produces the protein MNSKPLNSVSLTEAIKAEAQNLGFFAFGIAKAEAVDDETAKHLKDWIQKGNYANMDYMSNYTDKRLDPRLLMNGVKSIVCVALNYAPKKTIEKGEYQLAAYALGKDYHDIIKNKLRQLAQKFGFEDDLYSKDTQANKCRIFVDSGPVLERYWAERAGLGWTGKNHQLIIPHAGSMFFLGELFLDVELKYDTPIKSRCGKCHRCIDACPTNAISEYNEIDSERCLSYQTIENSSEISYQLAKEMGDTIYGCDKCLYACPWNRFAQPNDTPELQPKEELLNMTKEKWQNLTEEEYRYLFKGSAVKRAKYKGLKRNIDAVACINKEKKLTLYPKQQDYDKESE
- a CDS encoding glycosyltransferase family 117 protein → MKQYRLVDNALGWLAFLIAAFVYCSTIEPTASFWDCPEFITTGYKLEIGHPPGAPFFMLTANLFSQFVSNPSHVARMVNTMSALLSATTIMFLFWSITHLTRKLIVKDWNELTTAKTIIIEGSGLVGALIYTFSDTFWFSAVEGEVYAYSSAFTAIVFWLILKWEDHADEPHSDRWLILITYMTGLSIGVHLLNLLCIPAIVLVYCYRKFPKMELKGSLIALIVSFVIVAAVLYGIVPGIITVGGWFELLFVNVLGCPFNTGEIVYIILLVATVVWAIYESYSDTNEKRSNISFVASFAMLGIPFYGYGWTSVVIGVVVLVALWFGLNYKHTVDKKRVSYVTSRAKNTTLLCMLMLMIGYSSYALIVIRSAANPPMDQNSPEDIFTLGNYLSRDQYGDRPLLYGQAYTSQVALKVDGSVCKPEMTQGAPIYSRKEKANANEKDSYFIVSHKNKYQYAQNMLFPRMYDQAHAQAYEDWMGGVDGTNVAYDRCGENVNMKVPSQLENLRFFLSYQCNFMYWRYFMWNFAGRQNDIQGNGELEHGNWITGISFLDKARLGDQSKLPDDLKNNKGHNVFYCLPLLLGIIGLFWQAWRGQRGIRQFWVVFFLFFMTGLAIVIYLNQTPMQPRERDYAYAGSFYAFAIWCGIGVAAIYDLSKKYLHISEPVLAAIVSLLALLVPIQMASQTWDDHDRSGRYTCRDFGQNYLMTLQDKGNPIIFTNGDNDTFPLWYNQEVEGVRTDARVCNLSYLQTDWYIDQMKRPAYKSTAVPISWPRIDFCSGTNEYVPIQADAKKQILEFYKQNPVQAKKQFGDNPFELKNIMKYWVRSKNPDMHFIPTDTVYVTINKEAVKKSGMMMASNKIPDKMVISLAKKDALYKGDLMMLEMISQCDWTRPIYVALTVGEDNYMNLGNNFVQEGLANRITPFTTTIDGKPAPGAKNFDTEKTYNNLMNRYKFGGLETRGLYIDETVMRMCYTHRRLFAQLAKQLIIEKKNAKALKVLEKCEKVLPSYNIPNDYMSGSLDMAECYAMLGKKEKARKLFNDVWKNATQYMGWYLSLSSDHFSQSMNDCIRELTIMQQANEVANMIDPKLAKTTGKQFQYMFNMYRGKGGVLPQQ
- a CDS encoding metal ABC transporter ATP-binding protein, with protein sequence MSNTIIDIKNITAKYSQKIALENVSLKVLDDDYLGIIGPNGGGKTTLMKIILGMMKPDSGSVTFYRDGKKTDNINIGYLPQYTDIDRKFPISVYDVILSGLKKKLFKKYTEEQLNQVQQTIIDMELEELQHNHIGALSGGQLQRVLLARAIVSNPEVLILDEPNTYIDKRFQEQMYEMLNEINKYCAIIIVSHDIAEIMNNVKHIACVNKSLHYHADKNMPMQKLEEHFLRI
- a CDS encoding polysaccharide deacetylase family protein, producing the protein MFIEQPAKWLRWMYPSATWRMDKKEHSVYLTFDDGPIPESTPFILNTLKEFDVKATFFMVGENVLRHHDLYNKIVEEGHQVGNHTFNHLGSFKHWTITYAENTDQANDLIHSHLFRPPHGWMRHSVYWWLKKKYKIVMWDLVTRDYSKWLEADDVVNNVKRFTRNGSIITFHDSLKSIDKLKTALPESIKWLKEQGYEFKTFE